From Sediminibacterium sp. TEGAF015, a single genomic window includes:
- a CDS encoding acyl-CoA desaturase has protein sequence MVAIIVFLVLHWYLSLFGQTFYLHRYAAHKMFTMNKFWEAFWYVYTWVTQGTSYLNARAYAILHRMHHAYSDTEKDPHTPHFFKEVFSMMWHTKKVYHGVLKGTMPIEKKFDKNFPVYPIIDKIADSWFTRIFFAIGYVVFYYFFATEWWMYLFLPIHFLIGPIQGAVVNWAGHKYGYRNYPDEKDHSKNTLIIDFLMMGELFQNNHHHAGARPNFANKWWEVDPCYPIIKLFHWLGIIKLVPIKATINHDSRFHK, from the coding sequence ATGGTTGCCATTATTGTTTTTCTAGTACTTCACTGGTATTTATCTCTTTTCGGACAAACTTTTTATTTACACCGATACGCGGCTCACAAAATGTTTACTATGAACAAGTTTTGGGAAGCATTCTGGTACGTGTATACTTGGGTTACGCAAGGCACATCTTATTTGAATGCCAGAGCTTATGCTATTTTACACAGAATGCATCATGCGTATAGCGATACAGAAAAAGATCCGCATACCCCACATTTTTTTAAAGAGGTATTCTCTATGATGTGGCATACCAAAAAAGTATACCACGGAGTATTAAAAGGGACGATGCCCATTGAGAAAAAATTTGATAAAAATTTTCCAGTCTATCCAATCATTGATAAAATAGCTGATAGTTGGTTTACTAGAATTTTCTTTGCAATAGGCTATGTGGTTTTTTATTATTTCTTTGCAACAGAATGGTGGATGTATCTGTTCTTGCCAATTCACTTTTTAATTGGCCCAATTCAAGGTGCGGTTGTAAACTGGGCTGGTCACAAATATGGCTACAGGAATTATCCTGATGAAAAAGATCATTCCAAAAACACATTAATTATTGACTTTCTGATGATGGGTGAATTGTTCCAAAATAATCATCATCATGCAGGAGCAAGACCCAATTTTGCCAATAAATGGTGGGAGGTTGACCCTTGTTATCCCATCATCAAATTATTTCATTGGTTGGGCATCATCAAACTGGTCCCTATCAAGGCAACCATTAATCACGACTCCAGATTTCATAAATAG
- a CDS encoding acyltransferase, with translation MSFIERIKSNPNLKKWVYWMMVPANSPGCRLWVRIFMNPFVHKVSRKSVIRGNARLDLAPWKMFSLGKKAVIEDFCCVNNMVGDVYIEEDVHVGLSNTIIGPVTIGANTIMAQNIVLSGLNHGYADPDIPIKNQKETTAPIVIEADCWIGANAVVVAGVTVGKHSIVAAGSVVTKNVPPYSIVGGNPARILKQYNPNSKQWEKFVG, from the coding sequence ATGAGCTTTATTGAACGCATTAAATCAAATCCTAATTTAAAGAAGTGGGTATACTGGATGATGGTCCCTGCAAATAGCCCTGGCTGTAGACTTTGGGTTAGGATTTTTATGAATCCTTTCGTTCACAAAGTGTCTAGAAAATCAGTCATCAGGGGAAATGCCAGATTAGATTTGGCCCCATGGAAGATGTTTTCCTTGGGTAAAAAAGCTGTTATAGAAGATTTTTGTTGTGTTAACAATATGGTGGGCGATGTATATATAGAAGAAGATGTTCATGTTGGACTCAGTAACACCATTATTGGTCCTGTAACAATCGGGGCCAACACCATTATGGCTCAGAATATTGTTTTGTCTGGACTGAATCATGGGTATGCCGATCCTGATATCCCAATTAAAAATCAAAAGGAAACAACAGCCCCGATTGTGATTGAAGCAGACTGCTGGATTGGAGCAAATGCCGTTGTGGTTGCAGGTGTTACTGTAGGAAAACATTCTATAGTTGCGGCAGGATCTGTCGTTACAAAAAATGTACCACCCTATTCAATTGTCGGTGGAAATCCTGCTCGGATTTTAAAACAGTACAACCCCAATTCCAAACAGTGGGAAAAATTTGTCGGTTAG
- a CDS encoding GNAT family N-acetyltransferase, with product MSIYTLRKIEPSDIHELQNISRTTFRETFEAHNSAEDLNKYLHEQLSLDKLSGEIQNPDSAFYFAEINNQAVGYLKLNWGLAQTEQIDASAFEIERIYVLNSYLGKGLGAFLMDAALEIAYKMNPVFIWLGVWEKNERAIHFYEKYGFKVFGSHQFTLGEDIQTDLLMKLENKRYL from the coding sequence ATGAGCATTTACACGTTAAGAAAAATAGAGCCTTCTGATATTCATGAACTTCAGAATATAAGCAGAACTACATTCAGAGAAACTTTCGAAGCACATAATTCTGCAGAGGACCTGAATAAATATCTTCATGAGCAGCTTTCATTAGATAAGTTATCCGGAGAAATACAGAACCCTGATTCAGCATTTTATTTTGCTGAAATTAACAATCAGGCTGTTGGATATCTTAAACTAAATTGGGGTTTGGCACAAACCGAACAAATTGACGCATCAGCTTTTGAAATTGAAAGAATCTATGTGCTGAATAGCTATCTTGGAAAGGGATTGGGAGCTTTTTTAATGGATGCCGCATTGGAAATTGCCTACAAGATGAATCCTGTTTTTATCTGGCTGGGGGTTTGGGAGAAAAATGAAAGAGCAATTCACTTTTATGAAAAATATGGATTCAAGGTTTTTGGCAGTCATCAGTTTACGTTAGGTGAAGACATACAAACGGACTTATTAATGAAACTTGAAAATAAACGATATCTATGA
- a CDS encoding efflux RND transporter periplasmic adaptor subunit: protein MKINFSALFKGFSPLCLLTIVVLVGCETKEKAGTAELIPSFPVVEVVQKDTVLQTDYVADIQAVKNVEVRARVQGFLEKIFVDEGQEVKKGQPMFQINDLEYKTELAKAKAAVSNAMAEAKAAELELGRTKILVEKNVISKTEYELAASKVAASKAKIEEALSSQTSAETKLSYTFIKAPFDGIIDRIPLKMGSLIDPGALLTTISDIHNVYAYFNISENEYLRFKNNTSKSVHENKPVNLVLADGTPYPFTGKIETSDGEFNENTGAIAFRARFPNPSKLLKHGASGKARLTTEVDNAIIIPQKATFEIQDKTFVFVVNKDNTIQMRAFKPGRRVAQYYIVEAGLKPGENIVYEGVQSIRQGAKIKPVKMNLDSLMQTALTIN from the coding sequence ATGAAAATCAATTTTTCAGCCCTTTTTAAAGGTTTTTCGCCTTTATGTCTCTTAACCATAGTTGTATTGGTAGGATGTGAAACCAAGGAAAAAGCAGGTACGGCAGAGCTTATACCCAGCTTTCCAGTTGTAGAAGTAGTTCAAAAAGATACCGTATTACAAACCGACTATGTTGCAGATATTCAGGCTGTAAAAAATGTGGAAGTGAGAGCAAGGGTGCAAGGTTTCCTTGAAAAAATATTTGTAGATGAGGGTCAGGAGGTAAAAAAAGGACAACCCATGTTCCAAATAAATGACCTTGAATATAAAACCGAATTAGCCAAAGCTAAAGCTGCGGTTTCCAATGCAATGGCCGAAGCAAAAGCAGCCGAACTAGAATTAGGCAGAACAAAAATTCTGGTGGAGAAAAATGTGATCTCAAAAACAGAATATGAATTAGCTGCTTCAAAAGTAGCAGCTTCTAAAGCAAAGATTGAGGAAGCACTTTCTTCACAAACCAGTGCAGAAACCAAGCTCTCTTATACATTTATCAAAGCTCCCTTTGATGGTATCATCGATAGAATTCCTTTGAAAATGGGTAGCTTAATTGATCCAGGTGCATTACTAACGACTATTTCAGACATTCACAATGTTTACGCCTATTTTAATATTTCAGAAAATGAATACTTGAGATTCAAAAACAATACTTCAAAAAGTGTTCATGAAAACAAACCAGTAAATCTAGTATTAGCGGATGGAACACCTTATCCCTTCACAGGTAAAATAGAAACAAGTGACGGTGAATTCAATGAAAATACAGGTGCCATTGCCTTCCGTGCAAGATTTCCTAATCCAAGTAAACTATTAAAACATGGTGCTTCGGGGAAGGCAAGATTAACAACAGAGGTTGATAATGCCATTATTATTCCACAAAAAGCAACGTTTGAAATTCAAGACAAAACCTTTGTATTTGTTGTAAATAAAGACAATACAATTCAAATGCGGGCTTTTAAACCTGGAAGAAGAGTTGCCCAATATTATATTGTTGAAGCAGGATTGAAACCTGGAGAGAATATTGTTTACGAAGGCGTTCAAAGCATTAGACAGGGTGCAAAAATAAAACCTGTAAAAATGAATTTAGACAGCTTAATGCAAACGGCTTTAACTATCAACTAA